One genomic region from Xenopus laevis strain J_2021 chromosome 2L, Xenopus_laevis_v10.1, whole genome shotgun sequence encodes:
- the fdx1.L gene encoding ferredoxin 1 L homeolog (The RefSeq protein has 4 substitutions compared to this genomic sequence): MAAAAKLVGLSRWLLAGSRLGVPAARTLMWKGSSRLGPGHIRWFSSEDKVTVNFINRDGDTLVAEGKVGESLLDVVIEKNLDIDGFGACEGTLACSTCHLIFEDHMFQQLEPITDEEMDMLDLAYGLTDMSRLGCQICLKKSMNGMTVKVPESVADVRQAVDMGKSS, encoded by the exons ATGGCAGCCGCAGCAAAACTAGTGGGTCTCTCTCGCTGCTTGTTGGCCGGGTCCAGGCTCGGTGTCCCCGCTGCGCGCACACTCATGTGGAAGGGAAGCAGCCGCCTGGGGCCCGGGCACATTCGCTGGTTCAG CTCAGAAGATAAAGTGACAGTGAACTTTATAAATCGAGATGGAGATACCCTGGTAGCAGAAGGAAAGGTCGGGGAATCGCTGCTGGATGTAGTTTTAGAAAAAAACCTAGACATTGATGGCTTCG GTGCTTGTGAAGGAACACTCGCCTGCTCTACCTGCCACCTCATCTTTGAAGACCAAATGTTTCAGCAGCTGGAGCCAATCACTGATGAAGAGATGGATATGTTGGACCTCGCTTATGGACTGACTGATAT GTCCCGGCTGGGCTGCCAGATCTGCCTGAAGAAATCCATGAACGGAATGACAGTGAAAGTGCCCGAGTCTGTGTCCGACGTCCGGCAGGCGGTGGATATGGGGAAAAGTTCATGA